The following nucleotide sequence is from Podospora bellae-mahoneyi strain CBS 112042 chromosome 1 map unlocalized CBS112042p_1, whole genome shotgun sequence.
AGTTGAACTTTTGTGGGCGGCGGGTCTGGGACGGATTTAAACTAAGCAGAAGTATTGATTGGGTAAAAGTacttggctgctgctgggccgcGATGAGACGTGTTAGTAGAATAAATGCCCAGACGCCTTGAAACCAGCCAAATGGCAGCTGTTGGCTCTACGCGCCGCGGCAGGTACTATCGCCTGGTAATAGCACGCTATGTGCACCACGTAGCCGCAAAGTtactgggctggctgggtaATTTTCCCTGGGGGCAATCCGCTAATCCtgtcttgtcctccttgctcCCCCATCGTTCTCTGCTGTTGCGCTGCACTCAAGCCATCCCAGAACCAGACCCATCACCTTTGAACTCCATCATCTcgcttgtccaccaccaccacgtccCTCCTCAGCCGCTGATACGCCCatcctcttttttccccttccaccatccccaaggCCATTGTCTGGTCTCCGGCGTGCGATTCTTCCATCTGCGGGCTCCCTTTTGGTCCGACAgcttccctcctcaccttcgtCCCTTTTGCCTCGAAACTGCCAGTTCCTTTCGCTCGACAAGAAACACGCCCAGTCGTGTGCTCGGTCCCTTTCCCGATCGGCCTTGTCTGCGCGCCAATTTCCCGTCTGCACCGACCGTCACATCACGGTTCGCATCGTCCTTCTCGCGACTTTCTTTCTTCATAGCCGTATTCTTCACCGCAGAGCTTCGCGTGCTCCATTCGCACCAACTAGCAGCAACGGCTTCTTCGACAGTTATTAGGCAAAGGTGGTTCGGGACGAGCGAAGTGGCCTCGAAGGGCCATACTCCGTTGAGATAGGGGCTGGGTCACGCCGAGCGTTCCTTGGATCCGATCTTTGAATTTTaaaggtgggtgggtgattACATGCGACCGCGTTTGGGAACCTTTTTGGCTTTGGGTGGCTGTGCGGTGATGGGAGCTTCGGTGCTCGGCGGTCAATTCGACTAGGTTGTTGACCTGCCGTGTCCCATTGCAGCGCCCAACAACACGCCAAACACGCCATCGCGCCCCAGAGCTCAGATCCGACACTGCACGGTCTCGAGTTGGCTGCAGTGAATTGAAGGGCCAGTGCTAACTACTGCAATGGATAGGTTCTAACTCGTCTTCATATATCTTACACACAAAAATGGCTTGGGGCACTGAAGAGAGGGTGCCAGCGGCCCCTGGGAGTtccaaggagaaggacacGCTATCAGctgaggatgggaagaagggtCGGGGTCTTTTGCCCGTGCCATCACGGTCATCGTCTCAAAGAGCTTCACCGACGGCTACTGGCCTGAGCGGCGCAACTGCGAGCGACCCCAGAGATAGCATCGGCGGACATTCCAAGGAATCCAAAGGCAGTATGTTGGGCCAAAACCGCAATGGAAGCGCATCTAGTAACCGTTTAGGCATGGTAACAGGACCGACAGCCACTCCGGGACAGTCTGAGCCAAACTCTCCGGCAGCTCCCTCTcataaaaagaagaagggtggaTTCTTGGCCATCTTTGGATGCTGTGGTGTTCCGGACAACGCCAATGGGCTGGAGGCTGAGGCCCCCCATCGTCTCGACAAGATCCCTGCTCGACCTGCCACAGCCAGCCGGCGAACAGCCACGCCATCGGGAGAGCAACCATCTGGGAGCAAGACGCAGCTGTCTGAGAAGGAGCCCGGTCAGCAAGCACAACAGTCGGCTGCGCAGCCCCAGAAGAACGGGAAGCGGATTTCTGGTGCTAGCACTCAGGATCAATCTACAGTGGGTGATCACGATGGCGAGTCGAAGCAGACAACGCTTGTCGGCGCAGGATCCGgcaacccatccatctcgGTGGACCCCCCACATAGCGTCACGAGCGCCGACGAGACGATTCACGAGAATGCTTCTGAAAAGGATGCAGAAGGTGATGTTTCTATGCCCGATGCTGACAACTCAAGGCAACAGAACGCCCAGGGATCCGTAAACAACGCGGACGAGCAGCTTCCCAAGgttcctccaccgcccccagGGCCTGTGCCGGCAGTGCCGAATGCGCCAACATCCACGTCAGTGGAAAACCCAGCTGTGTTTGCCtctgagcagcagcaggagagaTGGCTTCTGCCTCCCCAGAGGCCAGAGCACAAGGGCAGAAAAtgccttgttcttgatctGGATGAGACGCTTGTCCACAGCTCGTTTAAGGTAAGACCTTGTGTCCCATGAACTACTGGTGGCAATATTCTAATGATCACCAGATCCTCAACCAAGCCGACTTCACGATACCTGTCGAGATCGAGGGCAACTTCCATAACGTCTACGTAATCAAGCGACCGGGAGTCGACCAGTTCATGAAGAGGGTTGGCGAGCTTTACGAGGTTGTTGTCTTTACAGCCTCCGTGTCTAAGGTATGGATGGAGTTCCAGGTCACCGTTGAACGCTCGCATCTGACAAGAAAATAGTATGGCGACCCGCTACTCGACCAGCTGGACATCCACAACGTCGTCCACCATCGCCTCTTCCGCGAGAGTTGCTACAATCACCAGGGCAACTACGTCAAGGACTTGTCGCAAGTTGGCCGTGACCTCAAggacaccatcatcattgacAACTCGCCGACTTCGTACATCTTTCACCCTCAACACGCCGTCCCGATTAGCAGTTGGTTCTCGGATGCCCACGATAACGAATTGCTGGATTTAATTCCAGTCCTCGAAGACCTTGCCACTCCCAATGTACGAGATGTCAGCTTGGTCCTCGATGTCACTCTTTAAGACGAATTTTCCTTTTCATAGCCGATACCCTTTCATTCTACTACACGTTATTCCTCGGgccagcaaaaaaaaaatggcGTCGATACGCCGGTACTGTCTAATCTTTACAACAATTCAACGTGACGGGTTCACTGAGAAACCCGTCATGACCTTTCATGGGCCTTGTTTAGACCGGCGAGGCAGAAACCGAACTTGGTGCAGAGAACCGAACCCTACTTGAAGCGTTTTACTTCGTTTTCTTGAGCTACACTTCTGGTCAtaggaggaggcggaagtGGGTAGTCAAGTGGATGGTCTGGCTCTGTCTCCAAGTTTGCTATACAAAAATCGGGAACGCTTCTTtcttggggtggtggagtttgtTGGTTATAAGTCCGGGTGACGGTTTTGACCCagtgttttcttttctcgcggttttttctctttgtctttttcttttttttctctctcgcGGAgcggggtggagaggggaatctgttgccgttgttgggTTTAGCAGGCCAAGCTGGGAAATCaaagggaagaggggggaagagaagagacCAGCATTGTCAAATATCaagccttttttttgttgttttatttttctttttttttttctcgcttTTGGTTTCTTTCTTATGTCAATTTTTCTAaagaacaccaccaccacacatcaaccacaccaatCAATTGACTATACATAAACGAACTGAGATCAAGGGAGAGGTTGTGTTTTTGCTGCTCTgcttcttttgtttttcaCACAGTACACATCTCTAGCCCAGTTCCATATCACGCATACTATAACTATACCATCATACTTTAGTACCCTACTTGCTCCTCACTATATTCTGTAGTTGGGATCTGTTGATTCGTCTGATGTAGTTTTGGGTTTTGTCTTCTTGGGGGGTATTTGTTGCGCATTGTGCTCTTTTTGGTATTATACCTCCACTTGGGTAGCTCGGAGGACGGCTGGTGGGGAGGCATAGAGAGAGCCTCTagaaagagagggaaggTCAAGGGTCCCTAAGGGAATATATACTGATGAGCAGGACGTGGGGGGGATAGTGGTTATAAATGAGTTTGGAGAGGAATATAGTTGGAACTGGCAGCCATGCTTTGCTCTTGTTGATTACTCACATTTCGATCCAGTGTGGTACACAACCTGAGATGATTCCAACTTGCGATCCAAGATCACCCACACCAGACACCCACTAAAACTATATCACTCAGATTATCTTTAATTCATCACTCTCTCATGTAAGAGCAACTTGAGGTGAAATCCACTGATTGTCCTTGCACTGGCCTGTGCGCCACTTCCCGCCAAGCCCCTGCAGTCCCCACGGTCCCCTGCACTCTTTCCAAACCGTGGCCTCAATTGACGCGCACGGGCCAGGCTGTAGCAATTAGGGGACAGATCGGGCGACGTGCTCGCTAGGACAgcttggtgctgttgcttgCTGGCCAATTTCACCAACCGCGACGACTTTTgactttctcttttttcttcgtcatcaaccaccaccaccactactcaTCACCACAATCACCTTCGACGCCTTTTCTTTCAGCCTTTTCGGCGTTTTCAATTGATTTTCTACCAAGTTTAATcccacacaccacaccacaccacaccacaccacaccacaccaacaat
It contains:
- a CDS encoding uncharacterized protein (COG:K; EggNog:ENOG503NTXG) encodes the protein MAWGTEERVPAAPGSSKEKDTLSAEDGKKGRGLLPVPSRSSSQRASPTATGLSGATASDPRDSIGGHSKESKGRPTATPGQSEPNSPAAPSHKKKKGGFLAIFGCCGVPDNANGLEAEAPHRLDKIPARPATASRRTATPSGEQPSGSKTQLSEKEPGQQAQQSAAQPQKNGKRISGASTQDQSTVGDHDGESKQTTLVGAGSGNPSISVDPPHSVTSADETIHENASEKDAEGDVSMPDADNSRQQNAQGSVNNADEQLPKVPPPPPGPVPAVPNAPTSTSVENPAVFASEQQQERWLLPPQRPEHKGRKCLVLDLDETLVHSSFKILNQADFTIPVEIEGNFHNVYVIKRPGVDQFMKRVGELYEVVVFTASVSKYGDPLLDQLDIHNVVHHRLFRESCYNHQGNYVKDLSQVGRDLKDTIIIDNSPTSYIFHPQHAVPISSWFSDAHDNELLDLIPVLEDLATPNVRDVSLVLDVTL